From a region of the Streptomyces venezuelae genome:
- a CDS encoding alpha/beta fold hydrolase, with amino-acid sequence MAIAHRRIGTGPVRVIVLHDWFGTSAHWGSVLDHLDPEGFSYVFLDYRGYGDRRDVPGRHTLAEIADDVLELADQLGWDTFSLLGHSMGGKAVQQVLVRAPERVEKLIGLAPVPAAPYAMDDATHALFHGAATDPDKRRTILDLVTGNRVSRHWLDGMVAHSLAVSRPEAFAGYLASWQPLDLSAAVKGNTVPVLVLVGEYDLAITADVMRDTWQASYPDCRVVTIPGSGHYPPHETPVAFVTEVEAFLRI; translated from the coding sequence ATGGCCATCGCCCACCGCAGGATCGGTACCGGACCCGTCCGCGTCATCGTGCTGCACGACTGGTTCGGCACCTCCGCGCACTGGGGTTCCGTACTGGACCACCTGGACCCGGAGGGCTTCAGCTACGTCTTCCTCGACTACCGCGGCTACGGAGACCGCCGCGACGTCCCCGGCCGCCACACCCTGGCCGAGATCGCCGACGACGTCCTCGAACTCGCCGACCAGCTCGGCTGGGACACCTTCTCCCTCCTCGGCCACTCCATGGGCGGCAAAGCCGTCCAGCAGGTCCTCGTCCGCGCCCCCGAGCGGGTGGAGAAGCTGATCGGGCTCGCTCCGGTCCCGGCCGCGCCCTACGCGATGGACGACGCGACCCACGCCCTCTTCCACGGCGCCGCCACCGACCCCGACAAGCGCCGGACCATCCTCGACCTGGTCACGGGCAACCGGGTGAGCCGCCACTGGCTCGACGGGATGGTCGCCCACTCGCTGGCCGTCTCCCGCCCCGAGGCCTTCGCCGGCTACCTCGCCAGCTGGCAGCCGCTCGACCTGTCCGCCGCGGTGAAGGGCAACACCGTCCCGGTGCTGGTCCTCGTCGGTGAGTACGACCTCGCGATCACCGCGGATGTGATGAGGGACACCTGGCAGGCCTCCTACCCGGACTGCCGGGTCGTGACGATCCCGGGCTCCGGCCACTACCCGCCGCACGAGACCCCGGTGGCCTTCGTCACCGAGGTGGAGGCCTTCCTGCGGATCTAG
- a CDS encoding aminopeptidase P family protein, producing the protein MTREPAPFTADDYAARMAAAARTASDAGLAGLLIAPGPDLTHLTGYRPTAETERLTLLVLAAGQDPVLIVPALEAPDAQQAPGAAALTLRDWADGKNPYAVAAPLLDFRGRFGVSDNTWALHLLGLQRELPNSSYAPLTDCLPMLRAVKDERELERLAAAGAAADAAYAQILHLPFADRRETDVAEDLAGLLRAHGHSQVDFTVVGSGPNGANPHHEAGERVIRHGDMVVLDFGGLRHGYGSDISRTVHVGEPTAEEQRVHDVVREAQQAGVAAVRPGVACQEIDRAARAVITEFGYGDRFIHRTGHGIGVTTHEPPYMVEGEEQPLVPGMCFSVEPGVYLPGRFGVRIEDIVTVTEDGGRRLNNAPRELAVVE; encoded by the coding sequence ATGACACGTGAACCCGCACCCTTCACGGCCGATGACTACGCCGCCCGGATGGCCGCCGCCGCCCGGACCGCCTCCGACGCGGGACTCGCCGGACTGCTGATCGCTCCAGGGCCCGACCTCACGCACCTCACGGGCTACCGGCCCACCGCCGAGACCGAGCGGCTGACCCTGCTCGTCCTGGCCGCCGGACAGGACCCGGTGCTCATCGTGCCCGCGCTGGAGGCCCCCGACGCGCAGCAGGCCCCGGGTGCCGCCGCACTGACCCTGCGGGACTGGGCCGACGGGAAGAACCCGTACGCCGTCGCGGCCCCGCTGCTGGACTTCCGCGGGCGTTTCGGGGTGAGCGACAACACCTGGGCGCTGCACCTCCTGGGCCTCCAGCGGGAACTGCCCAACAGCTCCTACGCACCGCTCACGGACTGTCTGCCCATGCTCCGCGCGGTCAAGGACGAGCGGGAGCTGGAACGGCTGGCCGCGGCGGGGGCCGCCGCCGACGCCGCCTACGCGCAGATCCTCCACCTCCCCTTCGCCGACCGCCGGGAGACCGACGTGGCCGAGGACCTCGCCGGCCTGCTGCGCGCGCACGGCCACTCCCAGGTCGACTTCACGGTCGTCGGCTCGGGCCCCAACGGTGCCAACCCGCACCACGAGGCCGGCGAGCGCGTCATCCGCCACGGCGACATGGTGGTCCTCGACTTCGGCGGCCTGCGGCACGGCTACGGCTCCGACATCTCCCGCACCGTGCACGTCGGCGAGCCCACCGCCGAGGAGCAGCGGGTCCACGACGTCGTCCGCGAGGCCCAGCAGGCAGGCGTGGCCGCGGTCCGGCCGGGGGTCGCCTGCCAGGAGATCGACCGGGCCGCCCGCGCCGTGATCACCGAGTTCGGCTACGGAGACCGCTTCATCCACCGCACCGGCCACGGCATCGGCGTGACCACCCACGAGCCCCCGTACATGGTCGAGGGCGAGGAGCAGCCGCTGGTCCCCGGCATGTGTTTCTCGGTGGAGCCGGGCGTCTACCTGCCGGGCCGGTTCGGCGTCCGCATCGAGGACATCGTGACCGTCACCGAGGACGGCGGGCGCCGCCTGAACAACGCCCCGCGCGAGCTGGCCGTCGTGGAGTGA
- the treZ gene encoding malto-oligosyltrehalose trehalohydrolase, with the protein MQFEVWAPLTGHVAMLLDGATYDLARDPDRDGWWTAEAPAADGSRYGFLLDGEGPRPDPRGRRLPDGPDGLSAVVDLEALARGPARPPHVRLQDAVLYELHIGTFTPEGTFDAAAARLGHLTSLGVTHVELMPVCSFSGRHGWGYDGVAPWAVHEPYGGPAGLARFTAAAHEAGLGVVLDVVHNHLGPSGNHLPAFGPYFTDTHHTPWGSAVNLDAAGSDEVRAYLLGSALAWLRDYGIDGLRLDAVHALADDRALTFLEELSAAVDDLAADTGRPLFLIAESDRCDPRTTTPRAVGGLGLHAQWNDDFHHALHCALTGESQAYYADFAAAPLAALAKTMTRVFFHDGTWSSFRGRTHGRPVDHRRTPAHRFLGYTQTHDQIGNRALGDRLSASLSPGLLACAATVALTGPFVPMLFMGEEWGARTPWQYFTDHQDPGLAEAVRSGRRREFAAHGWKAEEVPDPQDPATRDRSCLDWAEPEQALHARLLDWYRTLVSLRRTHHDLRDPDLAAVRVAHDEERRWLTFRRGDVRVAVNLSPDPVTIALGRNGVRVLACWEPVDHPGPDGRIHVPGETAVVLAP; encoded by the coding sequence GTGCAGTTCGAGGTGTGGGCACCACTGACAGGTCACGTCGCCATGCTGCTCGACGGGGCCACGTACGACCTGGCGCGCGATCCGGACCGGGACGGCTGGTGGACCGCCGAGGCCCCGGCCGCCGACGGGAGCCGCTACGGGTTCCTGCTCGACGGCGAAGGCCCGCGGCCGGACCCGCGCGGGCGCCGGCTGCCCGACGGGCCCGACGGCCTGTCGGCGGTGGTCGACCTGGAGGCCCTCGCCCGGGGGCCGGCCCGGCCGCCGCACGTCCGGCTCCAGGACGCGGTCCTGTACGAGCTGCACATCGGCACCTTCACCCCCGAGGGGACCTTCGACGCGGCCGCCGCCCGGCTCGGGCACCTCACCTCCCTCGGCGTCACGCACGTCGAGCTGATGCCGGTCTGTTCCTTCTCCGGCCGGCACGGCTGGGGGTACGACGGGGTCGCGCCCTGGGCGGTGCACGAGCCGTACGGCGGCCCGGCCGGCCTGGCCCGCTTCACGGCCGCCGCGCACGAGGCCGGGCTGGGCGTGGTGCTGGACGTGGTCCACAACCACCTCGGCCCGTCCGGCAACCATCTGCCTGCCTTCGGACCGTACTTCACCGACACCCACCACACCCCGTGGGGCTCCGCGGTGAACCTGGACGCCGCCGGCTCCGACGAGGTACGCGCCTATCTGCTCGGCAGCGCGCTGGCCTGGCTGCGCGACTACGGGATCGACGGGCTGCGGCTCGACGCCGTGCACGCGCTGGCCGACGACCGGGCGCTGACCTTCCTGGAGGAACTGTCCGCGGCCGTCGACGACCTGGCGGCGGACACCGGCCGCCCGCTGTTCCTGATCGCCGAGTCCGACCGCTGCGACCCGCGCACCACCACCCCGCGCGCCGTCGGCGGCCTGGGTCTGCACGCCCAGTGGAACGACGACTTCCACCACGCCCTGCACTGCGCGCTGACGGGCGAGTCCCAGGCGTACTACGCGGACTTCGCCGCGGCCCCGCTCGCCGCCCTCGCCAAGACCATGACCCGGGTCTTCTTCCACGACGGGACCTGGTCCTCCTTCCGCGGCCGCACCCACGGCCGCCCGGTGGACCACCGGCGGACCCCCGCCCACCGGTTCCTCGGCTACACCCAGACCCACGACCAGATCGGCAACCGGGCGCTCGGCGACCGGCTTTCCGCCTCGCTCTCCCCCGGGCTGCTGGCGTGCGCCGCGACCGTGGCCCTGACCGGTCCGTTCGTGCCGATGCTGTTCATGGGCGAGGAGTGGGGGGCCAGGACGCCCTGGCAGTACTTCACCGACCACCAGGACCCCGGCCTCGCCGAGGCGGTACGGTCCGGGCGGCGTCGGGAGTTCGCGGCGCACGGCTGGAAGGCCGAGGAGGTCCCGGACCCGCAGGACCCGGCCACTCGGGACCGCTCCTGCCTGGACTGGGCTGAACCCGAACAGGCCCTCCACGCCCGCCTGCTGGACTGGTACCGCACCCTGGTCTCGCTCCGGCGCACCCATCACGACCTGCGCGACCCGGACCTGGCTGCGGTCCGGGTCGCCCACGACGAGGAGCGCCGCTGGCTCACCTTCCGGCGGGGCGACGTCCGGGTGGCCGTGAACCTCTCCCCGGACCCGGTGACCATCGCGCTGGGCCGCAACGGGGTACGGGTGCTCGCCTGCTGGGAGCCGGTCGACCACCCGGGGCCCGACGGGCGGATCCACGTACCGGGCGAGACGGCGGTCGTCCTGGCGCCGTGA
- a CDS encoding DUF1707 and FHA domain-containing protein — MTSSFEIPAFPAPRLSDAERDRALGQLREGAALGKLSHDTFLRRMELALVARRSEDLAALTADLHSREPSESPWTRRLFGWVGRASAVSLGVRRAWHAERLPKLLLPHPSAVVLRIGRDPGNGLRLSHETVSRAHAELRLQAGAWVLRDLGSTNGTTVNGHRVTGSAVVRDGDQVSFGNMTFRLSSS, encoded by the coding sequence GTGACGTCCAGTTTCGAGATTCCCGCCTTCCCCGCGCCACGGCTCTCCGACGCCGAGCGCGACCGGGCGCTGGGCCAGCTCAGGGAGGGCGCGGCCCTCGGCAAGCTGTCCCACGACACCTTCCTGCGCCGGATGGAACTCGCCCTGGTCGCCCGCCGCTCCGAGGACCTCGCCGCGCTCACGGCCGACCTCCACTCCCGGGAGCCGTCCGAAAGCCCCTGGACCCGTCGGCTCTTCGGCTGGGTCGGCCGGGCCTCGGCGGTGTCCCTCGGGGTCCGGCGGGCCTGGCACGCCGAGCGCCTGCCCAAGCTGCTGCTGCCGCATCCGAGCGCGGTGGTCCTGCGGATCGGCCGCGACCCCGGCAACGGGCTGCGGCTCAGCCACGAGACGGTCTCCCGGGCGCACGCGGAGCTCAGGCTGCAGGCCGGGGCGTGGGTGCTCAGGGACCTCGGCTCCACCAACGGGACCACGGTCAACGGGCACCGGGTGACCGGCTCCGCGGTGGTCCGTGACGGCGACCAGGTCAGCTTCGGGAACATGACCTTCCGGCTCTCGTCGAGCTGA
- a CDS encoding DUF397 domain-containing protein gives MQPWPRNSSTGAHTRSLTRCGLVSQPGELTGDVASVATRPAASPGTVPVRDSKNPDGPTLDFAAAAFAT, from the coding sequence GTGCAGCCCTGGCCGCGGAACTCATCGACCGGGGCGCACACTCGATCCTTGACGCGGTGCGGGCTGGTCTCGCAGCCAGGTGAGCTGACGGGCGATGTCGCCTCGGTGGCGACCCGTCCTGCAGCGTCGCCAGGGACGGTCCCGGTAAGGGACTCGAAGAACCCTGACGGTCCGACCCTGGACTTTGCCGCGGCAGCGTTCGCCACATGA
- the hemC gene encoding hydroxymethylbilane synthase, which yields MVQYLVGSRASNLAKAQVREYLRPLRERFPDTTFTHRVILEGGDKDRKSLLSSVSAVSGGSAFSTEQEAALLRGDVDVIVHSLKDLPTANPSGLTLLPPPGREDVRDALCGSTLAGLRKGAKVGTGSPRRIAQLLAVRPDLVIVPIRGNVPPRLRKIETEGLDAVVLAAAGLRRLGLDGAIGEMLPLDLFPPSPGQGALGIQVRTDESSAHLREILSTVGNAAVDAEIRAERTLLAELHGGCSVPVGAYGETLPDGTLRLFGQVSSLDGTEQISGTLTGPSAEPDKLGAALAAELIDRGAHSILDAVRAGLAAR from the coding sequence GTGGTTCAGTACCTCGTCGGCTCGCGCGCGAGCAACCTTGCCAAGGCTCAAGTGCGTGAGTACCTGCGCCCGCTCCGCGAGCGGTTCCCGGACACCACGTTCACGCACCGCGTGATTCTGGAGGGGGGCGACAAGGACCGCAAGTCGCTCCTGTCGAGCGTATCCGCGGTCAGTGGCGGGTCGGCATTCAGCACCGAGCAGGAGGCAGCACTGCTGCGCGGTGACGTGGACGTGATCGTCCATTCGCTGAAGGACCTTCCCACGGCGAACCCGAGCGGGCTCACGTTGTTGCCCCCGCCGGGACGCGAGGACGTGCGCGATGCACTGTGCGGCTCGACCCTCGCCGGACTACGGAAGGGGGCGAAGGTCGGAACGGGTTCCCCTCGGCGTATCGCGCAGCTGCTCGCGGTGCGTCCCGACCTTGTGATCGTCCCCATCCGGGGCAACGTCCCGCCCCGGCTCAGGAAGATCGAAACGGAAGGGCTGGACGCGGTGGTGCTCGCCGCTGCGGGACTCCGCCGGCTCGGACTCGACGGTGCGATCGGCGAGATGCTGCCGCTCGACCTCTTTCCGCCGAGCCCCGGACAGGGCGCTTTGGGCATTCAGGTTCGGACGGACGAGTCCTCGGCCCACTTGCGCGAGATCCTGTCCACGGTCGGCAACGCAGCCGTTGACGCGGAGATCAGGGCGGAACGCACCCTGCTTGCCGAGCTGCACGGCGGGTGCAGCGTCCCCGTGGGCGCGTACGGCGAGACCCTGCCGGACGGAACTCTCAGGTTGTTCGGTCAGGTCAGTTCACTGGACGGTACCGAGCAGATTTCGGGGACGCTGACCGGTCCGTCTGCCGAGCCGGACAAGCTGGGTGCAGCCCTGGCCGCGGAACTCATCGACCGGGGCGCACACTCGATCCTTGACGCGGTGCGGGCTGGTCTCGCAGCCAGGTGA
- a CDS encoding 2OG-Fe(II) oxygenase → MSGYTMEPATPMEISPRVLPPSDRWSPALVVPAPVCRFENFLGAERAAALLDYAISREEDFTAGTVLDPLTGQVSRKGRDSLVLPVTSEVFSAHLADCLPLVQEVLGHRAPLAQSLTVLTAHGEGGHFGIHTDASRVRDVGTALSAVYYLHRTPRGFGGGRLRLYDTVVEDGRARPGESYRTIEPEHDTIAFFPSGAFHEVVPSTCPSGRFPDHRFTLTTWISAAAPPVAPDARRPYVWQWLADAAEGTRPLHDAAEDHDGARPVALPPPGPDTRLGPTGKRA, encoded by the coding sequence ATGAGCGGATACACGATGGAACCGGCCACGCCGATGGAAATCAGCCCCCGCGTACTGCCGCCCTCCGACCGGTGGTCCCCCGCGCTCGTGGTACCGGCGCCGGTCTGCCGTTTCGAGAACTTCCTGGGCGCGGAGCGCGCCGCCGCCCTGCTGGACTACGCGATATCCCGGGAGGAGGACTTCACGGCGGGGACCGTCCTGGACCCCCTGACCGGACAGGTGTCCCGCAAGGGGCGGGACTCGCTGGTCCTTCCCGTGACCAGCGAGGTGTTCAGCGCACACCTGGCCGACTGCCTGCCGCTCGTCCAGGAGGTCCTCGGTCACCGGGCCCCGCTCGCACAGTCGCTGACCGTCCTGACGGCACACGGTGAAGGCGGCCACTTCGGCATCCACACGGACGCCTCACGCGTCCGGGACGTGGGAACCGCGCTGTCCGCCGTGTACTACCTGCACCGCACGCCGCGCGGCTTCGGCGGCGGCCGGCTCCGCCTGTACGACACCGTGGTGGAGGACGGCAGGGCGCGGCCGGGGGAGTCCTACCGCACGATCGAGCCCGAGCACGACACCATCGCCTTCTTCCCCTCCGGCGCCTTCCACGAGGTCGTGCCGTCCACCTGCCCGAGCGGGCGGTTCCCGGACCACCGGTTCACCCTCACGACGTGGATCTCCGCCGCGGCGCCCCCCGTGGCCCCGGACGCCCGCCGGCCGTACGTCTGGCAGTGGCTGGCGGACGCGGCCGAAGGCACCCGCCCTCTCCACGACGCCGCCGAGGACCACGACGGAGCCAGGCCGGTGGCGCTGCCGCCGCCCGGCCCCGACACCCGCCTGGGGCCGACCGGGAAGCGGGCCTGA
- a CDS encoding M14 family zinc carboxypeptidase yields MTLLRDMRYPTPLELGLAARALADEHPGEVRLRQAGTSRAGQPLWVLSVAATGGAARGTDRNVLVVAGAHANEPVGGATALSLARRVLDDPAPRAGCGWHFLLCADPDGADLHRTPHPYSLLDYHRNFFRPPGPEQPEWAPSLLPPDRLPPETLALLALIDELRPVLQVSLHATDLGGSWVQLTRDVPGLAEPFAESAAELRIPVENGASDAAGWPSPGPGIFVIPQPGSEAAGAFHPEDTRLSTWYHAHRYAGTTAIVEVPMWASDLVDDPAPHPDPRGALRMLAERLVTDAALVATVRKDGDARPGPSSYEDPAAAPLLRAVDWTLALIPRIAAEWTAGAPAEATAAYIASIDAFGRRLSLRAAAMLLRVLRAQGHPAAPGLDRLVTGWCEDFAACFGARWVPVATQVEHQSRTVLAAYDRLVAAGRDQRAG; encoded by the coding sequence GTGACTCTCCTCCGTGACATGCGCTACCCCACACCGCTGGAACTCGGGCTCGCCGCCCGCGCTCTGGCGGACGAACACCCCGGCGAGGTCCGGCTCCGCCAGGCCGGCACCTCCCGGGCCGGGCAGCCGCTCTGGGTGCTGTCCGTCGCCGCGACCGGCGGCGCCGCGCGCGGGACCGACCGCAACGTCCTCGTCGTCGCCGGGGCGCACGCCAACGAGCCCGTCGGCGGCGCGACCGCCCTCTCGCTCGCCCGGCGCGTCCTGGACGACCCGGCGCCGCGGGCCGGCTGCGGCTGGCACTTCCTGCTCTGTGCCGACCCGGACGGCGCGGACCTGCACCGCACTCCCCATCCGTACTCGCTGCTGGACTACCACCGGAACTTCTTCCGGCCGCCGGGCCCGGAACAGCCCGAGTGGGCCCCGTCGTTACTGCCTCCGGACCGGCTGCCGCCCGAGACCCTGGCCCTGCTGGCGCTCATCGACGAGCTGCGGCCCGTCCTGCAGGTCTCCCTGCACGCCACCGACCTCGGCGGCTCCTGGGTGCAGCTCACCCGGGACGTACCGGGCCTCGCCGAGCCGTTCGCCGAATCGGCCGCCGAGCTGCGCATCCCGGTGGAGAACGGGGCCTCGGACGCGGCCGGCTGGCCCTCCCCGGGACCCGGGATCTTCGTGATACCGCAGCCGGGCAGCGAGGCGGCCGGGGCCTTCCACCCGGAGGACACCCGGCTGAGCACCTGGTACCACGCCCACCGCTACGCCGGCACGACCGCCATCGTCGAAGTCCCCATGTGGGCCTCCGACCTGGTGGACGATCCGGCCCCGCACCCGGACCCGCGCGGCGCCCTGCGGATGCTGGCCGAACGGCTCGTCACGGACGCCGCGCTCGTCGCCACGGTCCGGAAGGACGGCGACGCACGGCCGGGTCCGTCCTCGTACGAGGACCCGGCCGCGGCGCCCCTGCTGCGCGCGGTGGACTGGACGCTCGCGCTGATCCCCCGGATCGCCGCCGAGTGGACGGCCGGGGCGCCCGCGGAGGCCACGGCGGCGTACATCGCCAGCATCGACGCCTTCGGGCGCCGGCTGTCGCTGCGGGCCGCCGCGATGCTGCTGCGGGTCCTGCGGGCCCAGGGGCATCCCGCGGCACCCGGGCTGGACCGGCTGGTCACCGGGTGGTGCGAGGACTTCGCGGCGTGTTTCGGGGCCCGCTGGGTCCCGGTGGCCACCCAGGTGGAACACCAGTCCCGCACGGTCCTGGCCGCCTACGACCGCCTCGTCGCGGCCGGCCGGGACCAGCGGGCGGGCTGA
- a CDS encoding LysR family transcriptional regulator, translating into MSLRQMEYFLAVVEESSFTRAADGLHVTQPALSHQVKALERAVGGALLERMPRGVRLTPMGRAFLPHAQLAVRSARQAERAARAAAGVAGGELHIATVHALAVGLLPGVAARWRALHPGVSLVLREYGTTEALEEQLERGVADLAVGPEPAGWAGPLLRIDREELVIVVPFDDPLAGRTAVTLTELAHRDWIRCAMEPLVDGVLVLDRACGALGFTPHTVLRTEHTSTAVRMAAAGVGVVMAPAHMVRGAVGEDCVLLSLDPPWHRPLAVFSRVPLTGAAAAFAELIGDRTAPGPGSGPGPGSGPGPGSGPGPGSGQGPGQGPGPGPRPDGPPR; encoded by the coding sequence ATGAGCCTGCGCCAGATGGAGTACTTCCTGGCCGTGGTGGAGGAGTCCTCCTTCACCCGCGCCGCGGACGGTCTGCACGTCACGCAGCCCGCCCTGTCCCACCAGGTCAAGGCCCTGGAACGGGCCGTGGGCGGCGCACTGCTGGAGCGGATGCCCCGCGGGGTCCGGCTCACCCCCATGGGCCGCGCCTTCCTGCCGCACGCACAACTCGCGGTCCGCAGCGCCCGGCAGGCCGAGCGGGCCGCCCGCGCCGCGGCCGGGGTGGCCGGCGGCGAACTGCACATCGCCACCGTGCACGCACTGGCCGTCGGCCTGCTGCCGGGCGTCGCCGCCCGCTGGCGGGCCCTGCATCCGGGGGTGTCCCTGGTGCTGCGGGAGTACGGCACCACGGAGGCCCTGGAGGAGCAGCTGGAACGGGGCGTCGCCGACCTCGCGGTGGGACCGGAGCCCGCGGGCTGGGCGGGGCCCCTGCTGCGGATCGACCGGGAGGAGCTCGTCATCGTCGTCCCCTTCGACGATCCGCTGGCCGGCCGGACCGCCGTCACCCTCACCGAACTAGCCCACCGCGACTGGATCCGCTGCGCGATGGAACCGCTGGTCGACGGTGTCCTCGTCCTCGACCGGGCGTGCGGGGCGCTCGGTTTCACCCCGCACACGGTGCTGCGTACGGAGCACACCTCGACGGCGGTGCGGATGGCGGCCGCCGGGGTGGGCGTCGTCATGGCCCCGGCCCACATGGTCCGCGGTGCCGTCGGCGAGGACTGCGTCCTGCTCTCCCTCGACCCGCCGTGGCACCGGCCCCTGGCGGTCTTCTCCCGGGTTCCGCTGACCGGTGCAGCGGCCGCCTTCGCGGAGCTGATCGGCGACCGGACCGCGCCGGGGCCCGGTTCCGGTCCGGGTCCTGGTTCGGGTCCGGGCCCTGGTTCAGGTCCTGGTCCGGGCTCTGGTCAAGGTCCTGGTCAAGGTCCTGGTCCTGGTCCTCGTCCTGACGGTCCGCCGCGCTGA
- the treY gene encoding malto-oligosyltrehalose synthase, protein MSQPHATPESESDVPTPVTPTSTYRLQLRPEFTFEAAGAAVPHIASLGVSHLHLSPVLEAVPGSTHGYDVTDHSRVRAELGGEPGLRALAGTARAHGLGLVLDIVPNHMAVPTPLRLNRPLWEVLRDGPASPYARWFDIDWEAGGGQVLLPVLAGPAQECELRADGEVLRYGEQEFPLREGTAGLALPELLAAQWYRPAWWREARTSLNYRRFFTISELIGVRVEDPEVFTATHAKVLELVRDGVAQGLRIDHVDGLADPEEYLRRLRAAAGEDCWVVVEKILAREERLPSGWPVAGTTGYDALHRVDGVFTDPEGVAELAARYGESTGLPHWPEAARASAREVLTGDLAAELGALERQAGPELSSAVRELLIAFPVYRPYPGEPDLPPHALEQAAAVAGQGAVAAVRELLLRDPAFAARFAQTSAALRAKSLEDRAFYRYAPLLSATEVGGEPGRPAVSAAEFHAYCAALAREWPAAGTVLSTHDTKRSADVRARIAALSQAPELMGRPEGPDPQLAWVARQTALGLGRVPEAGPRLADALLKAVREAALHTSWTEPDEAYEAGVARYAGDPPDLPAELAGAARANLLGMTLLHLAMPGVPEVYQGAETEYRALVDPDNRRPAHFPRRALARLDGGAAPADPAEEKLGLTATLLRLRRARPELFRGYAPVLARGPAAGHLLAFTRAPGLLVAATRLSHRLSASGGWRDTRLHLPPGTWTRLAPVSPHADSAVSHSGPAEVAALLDGHPVGVWLRG, encoded by the coding sequence ATGAGCCAGCCGCACGCGACCCCCGAATCAGAATCTGACGTTCCGACACCCGTCACCCCGACGTCGACCTACCGTCTCCAGCTGCGCCCGGAGTTCACCTTCGAGGCGGCCGGGGCGGCCGTACCCCACATCGCCTCGCTCGGCGTGTCGCACCTGCACCTCTCCCCGGTGCTGGAGGCGGTGCCGGGCTCGACGCACGGCTACGACGTCACCGACCACTCCCGCGTGCGGGCCGAGCTCGGCGGCGAGCCGGGCCTGCGGGCCCTGGCCGGGACCGCACGGGCGCACGGGCTCGGGCTGGTCCTCGACATCGTGCCCAACCACATGGCGGTACCGACTCCGCTGCGGCTGAACCGGCCCCTGTGGGAGGTGCTGCGCGACGGCCCCGCCTCGCCGTACGCCCGCTGGTTCGACATCGACTGGGAGGCGGGCGGCGGACAGGTGCTGCTGCCGGTGCTGGCCGGGCCGGCGCAGGAGTGCGAGCTGCGGGCCGACGGTGAGGTGCTGCGCTACGGGGAGCAGGAGTTCCCGCTGCGGGAGGGGACCGCGGGGCTGGCGCTGCCCGAGCTGCTCGCCGCGCAGTGGTACCGGCCGGCCTGGTGGCGCGAAGCGCGCACCTCGCTCAACTACCGGCGTTTCTTCACGATTTCGGAGCTGATCGGGGTCCGGGTGGAGGACCCCGAGGTGTTCACGGCCACCCATGCGAAGGTCCTGGAGCTGGTCCGGGACGGGGTCGCACAGGGGCTGCGGATCGACCACGTGGACGGCCTGGCGGACCCGGAGGAGTACCTGCGGCGGCTGCGGGCGGCCGCGGGCGAGGACTGCTGGGTGGTGGTCGAGAAGATCCTGGCCCGCGAGGAGCGGCTGCCGTCGGGCTGGCCGGTGGCGGGCACCACCGGCTACGACGCCCTGCACCGGGTGGACGGGGTGTTCACCGACCCCGAGGGCGTCGCCGAGCTGGCGGCCCGGTACGGGGAGAGCACGGGGCTGCCCCACTGGCCGGAGGCGGCCCGGGCGTCCGCCCGGGAGGTGCTGACCGGCGACCTGGCGGCCGAACTGGGAGCCCTGGAACGGCAGGCCGGTCCGGAACTGAGCTCAGCCGTAAGGGAGTTGCTGATCGCTTTCCCCGTCTACCGGCCCTACCCCGGCGAGCCGGACCTGCCGCCGCACGCCCTGGAGCAGGCCGCCGCGGTGGCCGGTCAGGGCGCCGTGGCCGCCGTACGGGAGCTGCTGCTGCGGGATCCGGCCTTCGCCGCCCGCTTCGCCCAGACCTCGGCGGCCCTGCGCGCCAAGTCCCTGGAGGACCGGGCCTTCTACCGGTACGCGCCCCTGCTGTCGGCCACCGAGGTCGGCGGGGAGCCGGGCCGGCCGGCGGTGTCGGCGGCGGAGTTCCACGCGTACTGTGCCGCCCTGGCCCGGGAATGGCCCGCGGCCGGGACGGTCCTTTCCACGCACGACACCAAGCGCAGCGCGGACGTCCGGGCCCGGATCGCGGCGCTGTCCCAGGCCCCGGAGCTGATGGGACGCCCCGAGGGGCCCGACCCCCAGCTGGCCTGGGTGGCCCGGCAGACCGCACTGGGGCTCGGCCGGGTCCCCGAGGCCGGGCCCCGGCTGGCCGACGCCCTGCTCAAGGCGGTCCGCGAGGCCGCTCTGCACACCAGCTGGACCGAGCCGGACGAGGCGTACGAGGCGGGCGTGGCCCGGTACGCCGGGGACCCGCCCGACCTCCCGGCGGAACTGGCCGGGGCGGCCCGCGCGAACCTCCTCGGCATGACCCTGCTGCACCTGGCGATGCCCGGGGTCCCCGAGGTCTACCAGGGTGCGGAGACGGAGTACCGGGCCCTGGTGGACCCCGACAACCGGCGGCCCGCCCACTTCCCCCGCCGGGCGCTGGCCCGGCTGGACGGCGGGGCCGCCCCCGCCGACCCGGCCGAGGAGAAGCTGGGGCTCACGGCCACCCTGCTGCGGCTGCGCCGGGCCCGGCCGGAGCTGTTCCGGGGCTATGCGCCGGTCCTCGCCCGGGGCCCGGCCGCCGGCCATCTGCTGGCCTTCACGCGGGCCCCCGGGCTGCTGGTGGCGGCCACCCGGCTCTCCCACCGGCTGTCCGCGTCCGGCGGCTGGCGGGACACCCGACTGCACCTGCCGCCCGGCACCTGGACCCGCCTGGCCCCCGTGTCCCCGCACGCGGACTCCGCGGTGTCGCACAGCGGTCCGGCCGAGGTGGCCGCCCTGCTGGACGGCCACCCGGTGGGAGTCTGGCTGCGCGGGTGA